One Williamsia phyllosphaerae DNA segment encodes these proteins:
- a CDS encoding ATP-binding protein: protein MELDEAVAIRLIGEVRVVHRGHVVHARVVGGARCVEVLAYLAVNRHREIPQDELAGLLWPENRPQSWYAALRGVLSRVRDTMELATMPAGSVRSRGGNVRLSLPDGFVTDIELVRRYCSAPGGDLDTAVADARRALDLTVESALIGAAGAWADDVRTEIEHLRRRALEIDAGGSLALGRPARAIASAEGLLAIDPLRESAYRTVMSGYLALGERGQALQVAARCRQILDDELGVAPSAETEALYLQILRADESGSAVPGSAVAPPTIDIGDEFVGRGAELLAITEAIGRADRGRGQFVVVAGEAGSGKTTIALEIMKRAHAAGAHILFGRCSDEAVVPFEPFVEAVGRELDALGTSEAREWLRTNGTDILRLVPNAVRRFGEMAPARPEVDERAVIMTAVLDWLTSSVRSGPTVLVIDDLHWASAATLAVIRYLIHASEQSRLCVVATVRDELADGADIRATLSAPTRSSGVHRLHLGGFSIAEIGALVDAADTALDPATLYERTDGLPLFVASLIGSYEPGAGGTLPASVAESVAQRERLLSPAALALLQLCSVIGMVAQRLVLRSVADDLDDVAFADALDELVRNRLATENPTGTKIRLRHPLVQESVYAGITGRRRSELHTRVARTSEHLGGVTAAEDYSRLAYHFSRGLDSERPRAAEFSRRAGDSAMSIGAYEDAVVFYASAAEQLVPRGDSAQRCRLLVDLGRAQRKARDPAFRPTLFDAVTMAKRLGDTELQVTATLANDQPGTLYVHIHSDHERIDTLYDALHVLEADGHGDGSAAARLLAQLAIELLWVADPRVLRDLLTRSIGAARESGDQDALVAALSAVLVALRVPLCTEMRHAAYTELMTLLDESPTRRVDALMSTWLARNQIEYGHLAAAVRTRSALTPARVSRDPELAWLVRNIDFSIDLAAGRLARCEATFEALRDIPASPAVTYTYGRLLGQLFALRALRGDMSEIVAAGDGIIERLDIVDTYRVCLATAYADVGKLDAAIELVDWYDRRRINEIPGNHMWLATMATIGRVAAQVRNTEVCQIVYDLLLEHAGESTITWASIYGVVDHHLAELSIALDQHERAAAHLDVAFTEHERRGFMGWYAETAYLAALLETRRDGSPSDATVGRARRLADDVGATAARRRIDALGQISRPAQSSRD, encoded by the coding sequence ATGGAATTGGACGAGGCGGTCGCGATCCGTCTCATCGGCGAGGTGCGGGTCGTGCACCGGGGACATGTGGTCCACGCACGGGTGGTCGGGGGCGCGCGCTGCGTCGAGGTCCTGGCCTACCTGGCCGTGAACCGGCATCGCGAGATCCCGCAGGACGAGCTGGCCGGTCTGCTCTGGCCGGAGAACCGGCCCCAGTCCTGGTACGCCGCACTGCGCGGTGTCCTGTCCCGCGTCCGCGACACCATGGAGTTGGCGACGATGCCCGCGGGCAGTGTCCGGTCACGCGGCGGGAATGTCCGGTTGTCGCTGCCCGACGGGTTCGTCACCGACATCGAGCTCGTCCGGCGGTACTGCTCGGCACCCGGTGGCGATCTGGACACCGCGGTTGCCGACGCCCGACGGGCGCTGGATCTCACCGTCGAGTCCGCTCTGATCGGCGCCGCGGGGGCATGGGCCGACGACGTGCGCACCGAGATCGAGCACCTGCGCCGCCGGGCTCTCGAGATCGATGCCGGCGGGTCCCTGGCCCTCGGCCGGCCCGCGCGCGCGATCGCCTCGGCCGAGGGCCTTCTCGCCATCGACCCGTTGCGCGAGAGCGCCTATCGCACGGTGATGAGCGGATACCTGGCCCTCGGCGAACGAGGGCAGGCGCTGCAGGTGGCCGCCCGGTGCCGTCAGATACTCGACGACGAACTGGGGGTTGCGCCGTCGGCCGAGACCGAAGCCCTCTACCTCCAGATACTGCGCGCCGACGAGTCCGGCTCCGCGGTGCCCGGCTCTGCAGTGGCACCGCCGACCATCGACATCGGCGACGAGTTCGTCGGTCGCGGGGCCGAGTTGCTGGCCATCACCGAGGCCATCGGTCGCGCCGATCGGGGACGTGGTCAGTTCGTCGTCGTCGCCGGGGAGGCGGGTAGCGGCAAGACCACGATCGCACTCGAGATCATGAAACGTGCGCACGCGGCCGGGGCCCACATCTTGTTCGGTCGGTGCAGCGACGAGGCCGTCGTGCCCTTCGAGCCCTTCGTCGAGGCCGTCGGCCGGGAGCTGGACGCGCTCGGCACGAGCGAGGCCCGTGAGTGGTTGCGCACCAACGGCACCGACATCCTGCGCCTGGTGCCCAACGCCGTGCGGCGGTTCGGCGAGATGGCCCCCGCGCGGCCCGAGGTCGACGAGCGCGCGGTCATCATGACCGCGGTCCTCGACTGGTTGACGTCATCGGTCAGGTCGGGACCGACGGTCCTCGTGATCGACGACCTGCACTGGGCATCCGCCGCGACCCTGGCGGTCATCCGCTATCTGATCCACGCATCCGAACAGAGCCGACTGTGTGTCGTCGCGACCGTCCGCGACGAACTCGCCGATGGCGCCGACATCCGCGCGACGCTGTCGGCGCCGACACGGTCGAGCGGCGTGCACCGTCTGCATCTCGGCGGGTTCAGCATTGCCGAGATCGGGGCGCTGGTCGACGCCGCGGACACCGCGTTGGACCCGGCCACCCTCTACGAGCGCACCGACGGGCTCCCACTGTTCGTGGCCTCGCTGATCGGCTCGTACGAGCCGGGTGCCGGCGGCACGCTCCCGGCGTCTGTCGCGGAGTCGGTCGCCCAGCGGGAGCGACTGCTGTCCCCTGCTGCGCTAGCGTTGCTGCAGCTGTGTTCGGTGATCGGCATGGTGGCACAACGGCTCGTGTTGCGCTCGGTCGCAGACGATCTCGACGACGTGGCGTTCGCCGACGCACTCGACGAGTTGGTGCGCAACCGACTGGCCACCGAGAACCCCACTGGTACCAAGATCCGGCTCCGCCACCCCCTGGTGCAGGAGTCGGTCTACGCCGGTATCACCGGCCGCCGACGCTCGGAGCTGCACACCCGCGTGGCACGGACCTCGGAGCACCTCGGCGGGGTGACCGCCGCGGAGGACTACTCCCGGCTCGCCTACCACTTCAGCCGGGGTCTTGACTCCGAACGTCCTCGCGCCGCCGAGTTCTCCCGCAGGGCCGGCGACAGCGCGATGTCGATCGGGGCCTACGAGGACGCCGTGGTGTTCTACGCGAGCGCGGCCGAACAGCTGGTCCCGCGTGGCGATTCCGCGCAGCGGTGTCGTCTGCTGGTCGACCTCGGTCGCGCACAGCGCAAGGCACGCGATCCGGCGTTCCGCCCCACCCTCTTCGACGCGGTCACCATGGCGAAACGGCTCGGCGACACCGAACTGCAGGTGACGGCCACGCTCGCGAACGACCAGCCGGGCACCCTGTACGTGCACATCCACTCCGACCACGAGCGCATCGACACCCTCTACGACGCGCTCCACGTGCTCGAGGCCGACGGCCACGGGGACGGATCGGCGGCCGCACGTCTGTTGGCGCAGTTGGCCATCGAGCTCCTCTGGGTGGCCGATCCCCGCGTGCTCCGCGATCTGCTGACGCGATCGATCGGTGCGGCACGCGAATCGGGCGACCAGGACGCGCTCGTCGCCGCCCTCTCGGCCGTCCTGGTGGCCCTCCGGGTGCCGCTGTGCACCGAGATGCGTCACGCGGCCTACACGGAACTGATGACCCTGCTCGACGAGTCGCCGACGCGACGCGTCGACGCCCTGATGTCGACGTGGCTCGCGCGCAACCAGATCGAGTACGGACATCTCGCGGCGGCCGTGCGCACCAGGTCGGCGCTGACCCCGGCCCGGGTGTCGCGCGACCCGGAGTTGGCGTGGCTGGTGCGCAACATCGATTTCTCGATCGATCTGGCCGCCGGCCGACTCGCGCGGTGCGAGGCGACGTTCGAGGCGCTCCGCGACATCCCCGCCTCACCCGCGGTCACCTACACCTACGGCCGTCTGCTGGGACAGTTGTTCGCCCTGCGGGCGCTACGGGGTGACATGAGCGAGATCGTGGCCGCGGGCGACGGCATCATCGAACGCCTCGACATCGTCGACACCTACCGCGTCTGTCTCGCGACTGCGTACGCCGACGTCGGAAAATTGGACGCCGCAATCGAACTCGTCGACTGGTACGACCGGCGCCGGATCAACGAGATCCCCGGCAACCACATGTGGCTGGCCACCATGGCCACCATCGGGCGCGTGGCCGCGCAGGTGCGGAACACCGAGGTCTGCCAGATCGTCTACGACCTCCTCCTCGAGCACGCCGGCGAGAGCACCATCACGTGGGCGTCGATCTACGGTGTCGTCGACCATCATCTGGCCGAGCTGTCGATCGCGCTCGATCAGCACGAGCGGGCCGCCGCCCACCTCGACGTCGCGTTCACCGAACACGAGCGACGCGGCTTCATGGGGTGGTACGCCGAGACCGCCTATCTCGCGGCTCTTCTCGAGACCAGACGGGACGGGTCGCCGTCGGACGCGACCGTCGGTCGCGCCCGTCGTCTGGCCGACGACGTCGGGGCCACCGCGGCGCGTCGACGGATCGATGCGCTGGGTCAGATCAGCCGGCCGGCGCAGTCGTCACGGGACTGA
- a CDS encoding ATP-binding protein, which yields MNVDAGVAIRLIGGIRVSHDGHDVDPQVVGGRRCAEIIAYLAAHRHRDVSHEELARVVWADRRPQSWYAGLRQVLSRVRDTMDIASLPANTVRSRGGNVRLTLPDATATDLEVVRAWAQLFTQDPAVAVPAARDVIASTEEPVLIGSVGHWADEIRAEVNHLRLRALDTDAVGSLALGELDRAISSAETLVALDPLQESSYRVLMRGYVALGEHGRALQTAARCRQVLADQLSVVPSQETENLYLRILRNEVRAEPAPSQVTAPALAHRATPTDNLIERRAELRTIADAVDRAGRGSGQFVVLRGEAGSGKTSIALEALERARAAGVDVLFGRCSEEAVVSFEPFVEAVGHELDALGPTGAREWLRERGTRILRLVPDAAQRFGESAPVADGDDRAEVMTAVFDWLTSPSRTSATLLVIDDLQWASAATLAVIRYVVHASEKTRLCVVATVREEYTEHPDIRTTLLAPTRSSGVHRLRLRNFSVTEVSALVESVGATVDPLTLHERTQGLPLFVMSLLGSQQIDPAGRLPDSVADSVAQRIRLLTGDARDLMELCSVVGMTASRAILRSATPDLDDLDFADALDDLVRQRLVAESESGHEVLMRHPLVQESVYADISEDRRRELHTRAALALEKQGTVTDPSEYARLAYHFSRGMESGRDAATDYYWRAGDSAVAIGAYEDAVVLYQSADERLRPPGDSEMRCRLQVSLGRAQRRARDAGYRATLLGAADMAQRLGDVDLQVGAALANEQQGVLAVQIVVDTERIASLYAAVAALESTGRPDGSAIALLLAQLAVELIWATDDATRRDMVDRATAAARSVGDRDALIAVLTSTMIAVRGPQLADRRKQAYAELTELLAASPRRTVDPIQTIWIARAQIEYGELPAAAATVALISPAQIAQDAELAWLVLNTEHSIDVAAGRLERCEHRLEALRAIPASPTDTYSWGRLLPPVFKFRILRGDLGEVVAAADGLRERFEIVDFYRMGLAVAYADVGELDKATDLVDWYTPERIDALSLDPLWLCSMSMLARAAAHVSDADICAYVYDILVPFANETVGIGGIVLGVVHHHLADLAIALDDLESARVHTDHALQEHDRRGFRGWYAETAALAVRLDLRRTGEAADHLVARARRCATDTGATAVLRRLDAALSAPSSGHL from the coding sequence ATGAACGTCGACGCGGGGGTCGCGATACGCCTGATCGGCGGTATCCGCGTCTCGCACGACGGTCACGACGTCGACCCCCAGGTGGTCGGTGGCCGTCGTTGCGCGGAGATCATCGCCTACCTCGCCGCGCACCGGCATCGAGACGTCTCGCACGAGGAGCTCGCCCGCGTCGTGTGGGCTGATCGTCGGCCGCAATCCTGGTACGCCGGGCTGCGGCAGGTGCTGTCGCGGGTTCGCGACACGATGGACATCGCCTCGCTGCCTGCGAACACGGTCCGTTCCCGCGGCGGGAACGTCCGACTCACCCTTCCCGACGCCACCGCGACCGACCTCGAGGTGGTCCGTGCGTGGGCGCAGTTGTTCACGCAGGACCCTGCTGTCGCGGTCCCCGCTGCGCGCGACGTCATCGCCTCGACCGAGGAACCCGTGCTGATCGGATCGGTGGGCCACTGGGCCGACGAGATCCGCGCCGAGGTCAACCACCTCCGCCTCCGTGCGCTCGACACCGATGCCGTCGGCTCGTTGGCCCTCGGAGAACTCGACCGTGCGATCTCTTCCGCCGAGACACTCGTGGCGCTCGACCCCCTGCAGGAATCCTCGTACCGCGTGCTGATGCGCGGCTACGTCGCCCTCGGTGAGCACGGTCGGGCGCTGCAGACCGCTGCACGCTGCCGTCAGGTCCTCGCCGACCAGCTCTCCGTGGTCCCGTCGCAGGAGACCGAGAACCTGTACCTGCGCATCCTCCGGAACGAGGTCCGAGCCGAGCCGGCGCCGAGCCAGGTGACCGCACCGGCTCTCGCACACCGGGCGACGCCTACCGACAACCTCATCGAGCGACGCGCCGAGTTGCGCACCATCGCCGACGCCGTCGACCGTGCCGGGCGCGGCTCCGGGCAGTTCGTCGTCTTGCGTGGCGAGGCGGGCAGCGGGAAGACGTCCATCGCGTTGGAGGCCCTGGAACGTGCACGCGCGGCCGGCGTCGACGTCCTGTTCGGCCGGTGCAGCGAGGAAGCGGTGGTGTCCTTCGAGCCCTTCGTCGAAGCCGTCGGTCACGAACTCGACGCACTGGGGCCGACGGGCGCACGGGAGTGGTTGCGAGAGAGAGGCACCAGGATCCTCCGGCTCGTCCCGGACGCAGCGCAACGGTTCGGCGAATCCGCGCCGGTGGCCGACGGTGATGACCGCGCCGAGGTGATGACCGCCGTGTTCGACTGGCTGACCTCGCCCTCGAGGACATCCGCGACGTTGCTCGTCATCGACGACCTGCAGTGGGCGTCCGCGGCCACCCTCGCCGTGATCCGCTACGTCGTCCACGCGTCCGAGAAGACCCGACTGTGCGTCGTGGCCACCGTGCGCGAGGAATACACCGAACACCCCGACATCCGCACGACCCTGCTCGCACCGACCCGGTCGAGTGGCGTCCATCGGCTGCGTCTGCGCAACTTCAGCGTCACCGAGGTCAGCGCACTCGTGGAGTCCGTCGGGGCCACCGTCGACCCCCTCACCCTGCATGAGCGAACGCAGGGCCTCCCCCTGTTCGTCATGTCACTGCTGGGGTCACAACAAATCGATCCCGCGGGCCGACTGCCCGACTCGGTCGCCGACTCGGTCGCGCAACGCATCCGTCTGCTCACCGGCGACGCGCGAGACCTGATGGAGCTCTGCTCGGTGGTCGGCATGACGGCGTCGCGGGCGATCCTGCGTTCGGCCACCCCCGATCTCGACGACCTCGACTTCGCTGACGCGCTCGACGACCTCGTTCGGCAGCGCCTGGTGGCGGAGTCGGAATCCGGTCACGAGGTGCTCATGCGCCACCCGCTGGTGCAGGAGTCCGTGTACGCCGACATCTCCGAGGACCGCCGACGCGAGCTGCACACCCGAGCGGCCCTGGCCCTCGAGAAGCAGGGCACGGTGACCGATCCGTCCGAATACGCCCGCCTCGCCTATCATTTCAGCCGGGGCATGGAGTCCGGTCGTGACGCCGCCACCGACTATTACTGGCGCGCGGGCGACAGCGCGGTGGCCATCGGGGCCTACGAGGACGCCGTGGTTCTTTATCAGAGCGCCGACGAACGCCTCCGTCCACCAGGGGATTCCGAGATGCGGTGTCGCCTGCAGGTGAGCCTCGGTCGCGCCCAACGCAGAGCGCGCGACGCCGGCTACCGGGCGACACTGCTGGGGGCGGCCGACATGGCCCAGCGCCTCGGCGATGTCGATCTACAGGTCGGTGCCGCGCTGGCCAACGAACAGCAGGGCGTTCTCGCGGTTCAGATCGTCGTCGACACCGAGCGAATCGCCAGTCTGTACGCCGCGGTGGCGGCGCTCGAATCCACCGGTCGCCCGGACGGTTCGGCGATCGCGCTGCTGCTGGCGCAGTTGGCCGTGGAACTGATCTGGGCCACCGACGACGCCACCCGACGTGACATGGTCGATCGTGCCACCGCCGCCGCGCGGTCGGTCGGCGACCGTGACGCACTCATCGCCGTGCTGACCTCGACGATGATCGCCGTCCGGGGGCCGCAGCTGGCCGACCGTCGCAAACAGGCCTATGCCGAACTCACCGAGCTGCTGGCCGCGTCGCCGAGGCGAACCGTCGACCCGATACAGACGATCTGGATCGCGCGGGCGCAGATCGAGTACGGCGAACTGCCGGCTGCCGCGGCGACGGTGGCACTCATCTCGCCTGCCCAGATCGCCCAGGACGCCGAACTGGCGTGGCTCGTGCTCAACACCGAGCACTCGATCGATGTCGCCGCGGGTCGACTCGAACGCTGTGAGCACCGGCTCGAGGCCCTGCGTGCGATCCCGGCATCACCTACCGACACCTACTCCTGGGGGCGGTTGCTGCCCCCGGTCTTCAAGTTCCGCATCCTGCGGGGAGATCTCGGTGAGGTCGTCGCGGCCGCCGACGGACTCCGGGAGCGTTTCGAGATCGTCGACTTCTACCGGATGGGTCTTGCGGTCGCGTACGCCGACGTCGGCGAGCTCGACAAGGCCACCGATCTCGTCGACTGGTACACCCCCGAGCGCATCGACGCCCTGTCGCTGGACCCACTGTGGCTGTGCTCGATGTCGATGCTGGCGCGCGCGGCGGCACACGTGTCCGACGCCGACATCTGCGCGTACGTCTACGACATCCTGGTCCCCTTCGCGAACGAGACCGTAGGGATCGGCGGGATCGTCCTCGGGGTCGTGCACCACCATCTCGCTGATCTCGCCATCGCACTCGACGACCTCGAGTCGGCCCGAGTCCACACCGACCACGCACTCCAAGAGCACGACCGGCGCGGGTTCCGCGGCTGGTACGCCGAGACCGCTGCTCTGGCGGTCCGGCTGGACCTCCGACGCACCGGGGAGGCCGCCGATCACCTCGTCGCCCGAGCGCGCCGCTGCGCGACCGACACCGGCGCGACCGCGGTCCTGCGACGTCTCGACGCGGCACTGTCCGCGCCGAGTTCCGGCCACCTTTAG
- a CDS encoding cation diffusion facilitator family transporter, with protein sequence MGHGHSHSHAPSADSVGDRRLWPMVVGMGIIGTFFVVEVIAGVMADSLALLADAGHMLTDVVAMAMGLIALLLARHGGSEGAKTFGWHRAEVFTAVANAVLLIGVAVFVLYEAVERLGTDPQVPGLTLIVVALVGLAANLVVMLLLRGDSEKSIAVRGAYMEVLADAVGSVGVLIAGIIALTTGWGYADIVVAVLIALWVAPRAIRLALDALRILSQRAPAHVDVAAVRAELEALPQVHDVHDLHVWTLTTGMDVATVHLGSDQPNAEVLTAARAVLERHGLDHATVQVDPIEIQRACHRDLTW encoded by the coding sequence ATGGGTCACGGACACAGCCACTCCCACGCGCCGTCGGCGGATTCGGTCGGTGACCGTCGCCTCTGGCCGATGGTCGTGGGCATGGGGATCATCGGCACGTTCTTCGTGGTCGAGGTCATCGCCGGCGTCATGGCCGATTCACTGGCGTTGCTCGCCGACGCCGGGCACATGCTCACCGACGTCGTCGCGATGGCGATGGGACTGATCGCGTTGCTGCTGGCGCGTCACGGCGGTTCCGAGGGGGCCAAGACCTTCGGCTGGCACCGCGCCGAGGTGTTCACCGCCGTCGCGAACGCGGTGTTGCTCATCGGCGTAGCGGTGTTCGTCCTCTACGAGGCCGTCGAGCGTCTGGGTACCGATCCGCAGGTCCCCGGTCTGACCCTGATCGTCGTCGCGCTCGTCGGGCTCGCCGCCAACCTGGTGGTGATGCTGTTGCTGCGCGGCGATTCCGAGAAGAGCATCGCCGTGCGCGGTGCGTACATGGAGGTCCTCGCCGACGCGGTCGGCAGCGTGGGCGTCCTCATCGCCGGCATCATCGCGCTGACCACCGGCTGGGGCTACGCCGACATCGTCGTCGCCGTGCTGATCGCGCTGTGGGTCGCCCCGCGGGCCATCCGTCTGGCGCTCGACGCCCTGCGCATCCTGTCGCAGCGGGCGCCCGCACATGTCGACGTCGCCGCCGTGCGCGCCGAACTCGAAGCGCTGCCCCAGGTGCACGACGTCCACGACCTGCACGTCTGGACGCTGACCACCGGTATGGACGTGGCCACCGTGCATCTCGGGAGCGACCAGCCCAACGCCGAGGTCCTGACCGCGGCCCGTGCGGTGCTCGAACGCCACGGCCTCGACCATGCGACCGTCCAGGTCGACCCCATCGAGATCCAACGGGCCTGTCACCGCGACCTCACCTGGTGA
- a CDS encoding FUSC family protein has protein sequence MQAFLASLRRRHNQLPPAVRTRTRRVWLSLLPIAQCSLAAGAAWAIATHLFGHPTPFFAPIAAVISLGLSLGQRWRRAVEMVGGVTVGIGVGDLLVRWIGSGWWQISVVVALAMIVAVSLDRGPLVPIQAASSAVLVATLLPPGGAAGFNRMIDALIGGVIGVIIVALIPTHPVLRARRDAAAVLATMGLVVDGVVEGLRTSDADVISRALSRARGTQGAIDTMRADMSGGKEISHISPLYWNSRHRLSRLAATADPIDNAVRNIRVMARRALSGIQHGEAMHSDVIDVVAELVAALEILRGMLLADPGDSPDGADAARVLRSIARKAKPELVAGSGLSETVILGQVRSIIVDLLMVAGLKRESAIATLR, from the coding sequence CTGCAGGCGTTCCTGGCGTCCCTGCGCCGACGACACAACCAGCTCCCACCCGCCGTCCGTACGCGCACCCGCCGCGTGTGGCTGTCGTTGCTGCCCATCGCACAGTGTTCGCTCGCCGCCGGCGCCGCCTGGGCCATCGCGACGCATCTGTTCGGCCACCCCACCCCGTTCTTCGCGCCCATCGCCGCCGTCATCTCCCTCGGACTGTCGCTGGGCCAACGCTGGCGCCGCGCGGTCGAGATGGTCGGCGGTGTCACCGTCGGCATCGGCGTCGGCGACCTCCTGGTCCGATGGATCGGCTCGGGCTGGTGGCAGATCAGCGTCGTGGTCGCGCTCGCGATGATCGTCGCGGTCTCGCTCGATCGCGGACCGCTCGTGCCGATCCAGGCCGCGAGCTCGGCAGTCTTGGTCGCCACGCTCCTGCCGCCCGGCGGGGCGGCCGGGTTCAATCGCATGATCGACGCCCTCATCGGCGGCGTCATCGGGGTGATCATCGTGGCGCTCATCCCCACCCATCCGGTGTTGCGGGCACGACGTGACGCCGCCGCCGTCCTCGCCACGATGGGACTCGTCGTCGACGGCGTCGTCGAGGGGCTGCGGACGTCCGACGCCGATGTCATCTCCCGTGCCCTGAGCCGCGCTCGTGGGACACAGGGTGCGATCGACACCATGCGCGCGGACATGAGTGGCGGCAAGGAGATCAGCCACATATCGCCGCTGTACTGGAACTCGCGGCACCGGTTGTCGCGACTCGCGGCCACCGCCGACCCCATCGACAACGCGGTCCGCAACATCCGGGTGATGGCCCGCCGGGCGCTGTCGGGGATCCAGCACGGCGAGGCGATGCACTCCGACGTCATCGACGTGGTGGCCGAGCTGGTCGCGGCGCTGGAGATCCTCCGGGGGATGCTGCTCGCGGATCCGGGCGACTCGCCGGACGGGGCCGATGCCGCACGCGTGCTGCGCAGCATCGCGCGCAAGGCGAAGCCCGAGCTCGTGGCCGGAAGCGGGCTGTCGGAGACGGTGATCCTCGGTCAGGTGCGGTCGATCATCGTCGACCTGCTGATGGTGGCCGGTCTCAAGCGCGAATCCGCGATCGCCACGCTGCGCTGA
- a CDS encoding pyridoxamine 5'-phosphate oxidase family protein — MGGMTADALNRLHRKPDRGGDRALLDEILDEVKVGTLSTVVDGLPWSVPMLFARDGDRILIHGSTGAGALRHVATGAPVTLTAFVLDGLVVADTLFDHSANYRSAVVRGTLDEVDVDPSHALDVLSDKLIPGRVDEVRAHTGKEIAATVVLALAIRDGQWITKARSGPPGEPSEPVWTGVVPTRIVYGEPVGATDGEIPASVRGLTTRD; from the coding sequence ATGGGCGGCATGACCGCCGACGCGCTGAACCGACTGCACCGCAAACCTGACCGCGGCGGCGACCGGGCGCTGCTGGACGAGATCCTCGACGAGGTGAAGGTCGGCACGTTGTCGACGGTCGTCGACGGGTTGCCGTGGTCGGTGCCGATGCTCTTCGCCCGTGACGGCGACCGCATCCTGATCCATGGTTCGACCGGCGCGGGTGCGCTCCGGCATGTGGCGACCGGTGCGCCGGTCACCCTCACCGCGTTCGTGCTCGACGGTCTCGTCGTCGCCGACACCCTCTTCGACCACTCCGCCAACTATCGTTCCGCCGTCGTCCGGGGAACGCTGGACGAGGTCGACGTCGATCCGTCCCATGCGCTGGACGTGTTGTCGGACAAGCTGATACCGGGTCGAGTCGACGAGGTGCGTGCACACACCGGCAAGGAGATCGCCGCCACCGTGGTCCTCGCGTTGGCGATCCGGGACGGTCAGTGGATCACCAAGGCCCGCAGCGGGCCGCCCGGCGAACCGTCGGAACCCGTGTGGACCGGAGTCGTGCCGACCCGGATCGTGTACGGCGAGCCCGTCGGGGCCACGGATGGCGAGATCCCTGCGTCGGTGCGCGGCCTCACGACCCGCGACTGA
- a CDS encoding DUF3151 domain-containing protein produces MTSFGDLLGPQPTLLTGDDDAESDLLNGTDAKTVAAAHPTASIAWAYLAEAAFDSGEVITAYAYARTGYHRGLDQLRRHGWKGFGAVPWSHEPNRGFLRCVAVLARAAQSIGENDEYHRCLDLLNDSDETAAAELGLA; encoded by the coding sequence GTGACGTCCTTCGGAGATCTTCTCGGTCCACAGCCCACCCTGCTCACCGGTGACGACGACGCCGAATCGGATCTGCTCAACGGAACCGACGCGAAGACCGTCGCCGCCGCGCACCCCACCGCGTCGATCGCGTGGGCGTATCTGGCCGAGGCGGCCTTCGATTCCGGCGAGGTCATCACCGCCTACGCCTACGCCCGCACCGGGTACCACCGCGGCCTCGACCAGTTGCGTCGCCACGGATGGAAGGGCTTCGGAGCCGTCCCGTGGAGCCACGAGCCCAACCGCGGTTTCCTGCGATGCGTCGCCGTACTCGCCCGTGCGGCGCAGTCCATAGGCGAGAACGACGAATACCACCGGTGCCTCGATCTCCTGAACGACAGTGACGAGACCGCCGCGGCGGAACTCGGCCTCGCCTAG